The following coding sequences are from one Lolium rigidum isolate FL_2022 chromosome 6, APGP_CSIRO_Lrig_0.1, whole genome shotgun sequence window:
- the LOC124667261 gene encoding RNA polymerase II transcriptional coactivator KELP-like: protein MDEKTQKKVEAAVLEILRGSDMASLTEYKVRSAAADRLGIDLSLPDRKLFVRRLVEDYLQSLADEDEKKQQGGSGEEGDPKKEHRQEEEQKEEKGQEKVEEDEEEEEEEKKVVVGKELDDNGDLILCRLSSNRRVTLSDFKGMTLVSIREYYLKDGKEMPSSKGISMTVEQWEAFHNSVPAIEDAIKDLGGSD from the exons ATGGACGAGAAGACGCAGAAGAAAGTGGAGGCGGCGGTCCTGGAGATTCTCCGCGGCTCCGATATGGCGTCCCTCACGGAGTACAAggtccggagcgccgccgccgaccgcctCGGCATCGACCTCTCCCTCCCCGACCGGAAGCTCTTCGTGCGACGCCTGGTGGAGGACTACCTCCAGTCCctcgccgatgaagacgagaaAAAGCAgcagggcggctccggcgaggaggggGATCCCAAGAAAGAGCACCGCCAGGAGGAAGAGCAGAAAGAGGAGAAGGGACAGGAAAAGGTcgaggaagatgaagaggaagaggaggaggagaagaaagtaGTTGTAGGGAAGGAGTTGGACGACAACGGAGACCTCATCCTCTGCCGC CTGTCGTCCAACAGGAGGGTGACGCTCTCAGATTTCAAGGGCATGACGCTGGTGTCCATCCGCGAGTACTACCTGAAGGACGGCAAGGAGATGCCCTCCTCCAAAG GGATAAGTATGACGGTTGAGCAGTGGGAAGCATTTCATAATTCTGTACCTGCAATAGAAGATGCCATTAAAGACCTTGGAGGATCAGACTGA